A genomic region of Pongo pygmaeus isolate AG05252 chromosome 7, NHGRI_mPonPyg2-v2.0_pri, whole genome shotgun sequence contains the following coding sequences:
- the DEFB136 gene encoding defensin beta 136 gives MNLYLSALLFFLAILLPSGKGMFGNDGVKVRTCTSQKAICFFGCPPGYRWIAFCHNILSCCKNMTRFQPPQAKDPWLH, from the exons ATGAACCTCTATCTTTCTGCATTACTCTTCTTCCTGGCGATCTTACTGCCTTCAG GAAAAGGTATGTTTGGGAATGATGGAGTCAAAGTTCGCACCTGCACTAGCCAGAAAGCCATATGTTTCTTCGGGTGTCCGCCAGGATACAGGTGGATTGCGTTCTGCCACAATATTCTGTCTTGCTGTAAAAATATGACACGTTTTCAACCCCCGCAAGCCAAAGATCCATGGCTTCATTAA